One Companilactobacillus farciminis KCTC 3681 = DSM 20184 genomic window, ACGATATCTTAGCCATTTCAATTTTGAGTGTCATGTCAGGAACTTTAACCGGTGATTTTTCAATCAACAAGATTCTTATGTTACTAGGACTTTGGTTAGTTTTCGCTATTATTGTCGTAGTCTTTTACAAATGGGTCATCCCCGATTTAATGAAATTATCCGAATACTTAGAAGCAACCCATGCTCCAACGATTTTTGCCCTAGTAATTTGTTTCATCATGGCCTATTTAGCTGACAAAGTTCAATTAGATTCCGTTTTAGGTGCTTTTATTGCCGGAATTGCTGTCTCAAACGCTAAAGACTTCAATGAAAAAATTAGTCGCAACGTTGAAATGATTGGTTATGCTGTCTTTATCCCTATCTTTTTCATCAGTATTGGCCTTAACTTGGAATTCACTAACTTCTTCCGTGACTTCTGGCTGATCGTTATTTTTACCATTACTGGTGTTATCGGAAAATTATTCGGTGCTGGCTTTGGTGCCAAAATTTCCGGATTCGATTTGAAGGACTCTTACGTCATCGGATCAGGAATGATTTCTCGTGGGGAAATGGCTTTGATCGTTGCCCAAGTTGGTTACAGCGTTCATTTATTATCCGAAGAATACTATTCTACCGTCATTATCAGTGTCATTTTGATCACTATCATAGCTCCATTCTTTTTGAAACACTCAATTAGTAAAAATCCTTTATAGCAAATGGTTTCTCCTATTGCC contains:
- a CDS encoding cation:proton antiporter — protein: MEFLTLLALMLFLTLVVSHIFNKINIPAVVGQLILGVILGKGVLNIVKPTHEVELFADIGVILLMFLAGLESDLKLLRKHLLPSINVAIFGVILPVALTLITALIFGINLKESIFMSVVFAATSVSISVEVLKSLNYLSSTSGTVILGAAVADDILAISILSVMSGTLTGDFSINKILMLLGLWLVFAIIVVVFYKWVIPDLMKLSEYLEATHAPTIFALVICFIMAYLADKVQLDSVLGAFIAGIAVSNAKDFNEKISRNVEMIGYAVFIPIFFISIGLNLEFTNFFRDFWLIVIFTITGVIGKLFGAGFGAKISGFDLKDSYVIGSGMISRGEMALIVAQVGYSVHLLSEEYYSTVIISVILITIIAPFFLKHSISKNPL